The Desulfatibacillum aliphaticivorans DSM 15576 genome window below encodes:
- a CDS encoding SO_0444 family Cu/Zn efflux transporter has product MDYLIEVFRQSVGLLFASAPYIIFGLVVSGLLRVFLNPNLVSRHLGHGRFSSVFKAAFWGIPIPLCSCSVLPAAVTLKKQGANNGATTAFLISTPESGVDSIAVSWALLDPIMAVARPVAAFAAASAAGIAENLFGSSRVEQPAKPDLSCPVDGCCSGEDCSPEEHRKHHTLLEKLRTGVKFAFGEVWGDMVGWFFVGLIIAGLVVALLPPDILGKYLGGGIGSMLIMLAAGIPIYICATASTPIAAALILQGVSPGAALVFLLAGPATNITSLTVLFGVLGKRAAAIYLSVIALSAVVFGLAVDAIYAALGLSGTALLGKAAEAFPPWIGWVSAGALVLFSVKPLSAAIKAKFSKDSGEGSCSCHGCCSDHAMNPIMDHMPKDPH; this is encoded by the coding sequence ATGGATTACTTAATAGAGGTTTTTCGACAAAGCGTGGGCTTGCTGTTCGCTTCCGCTCCATACATCATTTTCGGGCTGGTTGTCAGCGGCCTGCTCAGGGTTTTCTTGAATCCTAACCTGGTTTCGCGGCATCTGGGTCACGGCCGGTTCAGTTCGGTCTTCAAAGCGGCTTTTTGGGGAATTCCCATCCCGTTATGCTCGTGCAGCGTGCTGCCGGCTGCAGTAACGCTTAAAAAGCAGGGCGCCAATAACGGAGCGACCACGGCCTTTTTGATTTCCACGCCCGAGTCCGGGGTGGACTCCATTGCCGTATCCTGGGCGCTGCTGGACCCCATTATGGCCGTCGCCCGGCCGGTTGCAGCCTTTGCAGCGGCCTCGGCGGCCGGAATCGCCGAAAACCTGTTCGGCTCGAGCAGGGTGGAACAGCCGGCTAAGCCTGATCTTAGCTGCCCGGTGGACGGCTGCTGCTCCGGAGAAGACTGCTCTCCCGAAGAGCACCGCAAGCACCACACTCTCCTTGAAAAATTGCGGACGGGCGTAAAATTCGCCTTTGGCGAGGTTTGGGGCGATATGGTCGGCTGGTTTTTTGTAGGCCTGATCATCGCCGGGCTGGTGGTGGCCCTGCTGCCGCCGGACATCCTGGGGAAATACCTGGGCGGAGGAATCGGCTCCATGCTGATTATGCTGGCCGCCGGCATCCCCATATACATTTGCGCCACGGCTTCCACCCCCATAGCGGCTGCGTTGATCTTGCAAGGCGTCAGCCCAGGAGCGGCTCTGGTCTTTTTGCTGGCCGGCCCCGCCACCAACATCACCTCCCTCACCGTGCTTTTCGGAGTGCTGGGAAAACGGGCGGCCGCCATTTACCTGAGCGTTATCGCCCTCAGCGCCGTGGTCTTCGGCCTGGCGGTGGACGCCATATACGCCGCCTTGGGGCTCAGCGGGACCGCGTTGCTGGGCAAGGCTGCGGAAGCCTTTCCCCCGTGGATCGGTTGGGTCAGTGCAGGAGCGCTTGTGCTTTTTTCCGTCAAGCCTCTATCCGCCGCCATCAAAGCAAAATTCAGCAAAGATTCCGGCGAAGGTTCGTGCTCCTGCCATGGCTGCTGTTCGGATCACGCCATGAACCCGATTATGGATCACATGCCCAAGGATCCGCACTAA
- a CDS encoding DUF3450 domain-containing protein: protein MKKVLFIIICLLAWPSAGTAEKFPDSALKPVEESVSIRRETQIRQDDWDAEQQQLADDLIRLKEQAQFLDARQKELQDRLGALTQDVAELEIEKQEIAQMASRLEPSLKNAFSELQQLQEQSLPFDKENRQTRMAALEEALDDPGIGVEEKFRRVFHMLLTEAQYGGALEVERRLINVDGKEIMADVLRLGRLSLFYQTLDQSSSGYFDPVDMAWTAYPQTFDSGVAHAVDIASKRRPADIVMLPLGKVAAQ, encoded by the coding sequence TTGAAAAAGGTTTTGTTCATAATCATCTGCTTGTTGGCTTGGCCAAGCGCGGGCACGGCTGAAAAGTTTCCCGACTCGGCCTTGAAGCCTGTTGAGGAGTCCGTGTCCATCCGCCGGGAAACCCAAATCCGTCAGGACGATTGGGACGCCGAACAGCAACAGTTGGCGGACGATTTGATTCGACTCAAAGAACAGGCCCAATTCCTGGACGCCCGGCAAAAGGAATTGCAGGATCGCCTGGGCGCCTTGACTCAGGACGTTGCAGAACTGGAAATTGAAAAGCAGGAAATCGCCCAAATGGCCTCCCGCCTGGAGCCCAGCCTGAAAAATGCCTTCTCAGAACTCCAACAGTTGCAGGAGCAAAGCCTGCCTTTTGATAAAGAGAACAGGCAAACCCGCATGGCCGCTTTGGAGGAAGCCCTGGACGATCCTGGGATCGGCGTGGAGGAGAAGTTCCGCCGGGTTTTTCACATGCTGCTTACGGAAGCTCAGTACGGCGGCGCCCTTGAGGTGGAAAGGCGCCTTATAAATGTGGACGGCAAGGAAATCATGGCCGATGTCCTGCGCCTGGGGCGCTTGTCTTTGTTCTATCAGACCTTGGATCAAAGCTCCTCCGGCTATTTCGACCCGGTGGACATGGCATGGACGGCCTATCCGCAAACCTTTGACTCCGGCGTGGCCCACGCAGTGGACATTGCAAGCAAAAGGCGTCCGGCCGATATTGTGATGCTTCCCCTGGGAAAGGTGGCCGCCCAATGA
- a CDS encoding ArsR/SmtB family transcription factor — translation MMENKAPNEIETPNASQDKANEDVCWVRCIHQDRVEEARNRAVPEKELLQLADMYKALGDPSRLRIVMALSQGEMCVCDLAAYLEISESAVSHQLRRLRSLALVKNRRDGKILYYSLDDDHVSSLVALGLEHVRE, via the coding sequence ATGATGGAAAACAAAGCCCCAAACGAGATAGAAACCCCAAACGCCAGTCAAGATAAGGCGAATGAAGACGTCTGCTGGGTGCGCTGCATTCATCAGGATCGGGTGGAAGAAGCCAGAAACCGCGCGGTTCCGGAAAAAGAGCTGCTTCAACTGGCCGATATGTATAAGGCTTTGGGGGACCCCTCCCGGCTGCGGATTGTTATGGCTTTAAGCCAGGGGGAAATGTGCGTTTGCGATCTTGCCGCTTATCTGGAAATCAGCGAGTCCGCGGTGTCGCATCAATTGCGCAGGCTAAGGAGCCTGGCATTGGTGAAAAACCGGAGGGACGGCAAGATTTTGTATTACAGCCTGGATGACGACCATGTGTCCAGCCTTGTTGCGCTGGGCCTTGAGCATGTCCGGGAATAG